The DNA region ATTAGGTGAAGCGTTAAAAGCAAGCAATAAAAAAGCTTTGGAAAACGAATTTGCAGATGTCATCGCATGGTTGACCTCACTTGCGAACATCGCCAACGTAGACCTAGAAAAAGCAGCACTCAGCAAATATCCTAATCAATGCCCAAAATGTAGACACACGCCGTGCAACTGTGTCTTTTAACCCAAATTTTCTAACCGTTTCTGTCCTAAACCCGTGAGAACCCATACACATGGTTTATTGCCTTTTCTCTCAACTATCCCTTCAGCTTCAAGAAGCTTCAAATGATGCATAACAACGCCATAATGCATTCCTACTTCTTTCATAATAGTCTTGGCATCGAGGGAGCGCCCCTCAAGACTATTTAATATCCGCGTTCTAGCCTTAAGACCAAGCTTGACGTTTCTTATATGTGCCAAGTAAGCATTAGGATGATAAATCTCTTTTAACATGTCCACCGCATATAATTAAACCTTTAAAATAGAAAAAGTTTCTTAGGCAAAATCCATTAGGCTTATCTGCTTCGGCTTTTGCCCCTCAAACAAAGCGTTAATTTCCTCTCTCACAAGCAGAATTCTCTGAGAATAATACCGCGGCAACCTATACTTCTTGACAAGGTGTTCAGCCGCCTCAAGATACTTCTCAATCCCGCCACGATAGACGGTGAGAGTTAATTGTCCTCCACAAGAGGGGCACTTACCGCGAAGAGGCAACCGGCGAAAATGTTTGTTACACGATTTGCATCTGAACCCTTGTGTCGAGAAAGCACGTAAGTTTCCTGCAATATCTCGAATAAAATGTTTAGTTAAAACCTTTAAGGCTACTTTTCTAGCGTCCACCGCCTCAATTTTCTCAGCTAACTCAAGCTGGCTGTTCAGTTTTTCAACCATCGTTTTGAACAATTTATACGCGCTATCAACATTTCCCATGTTAACATTTGACACGGGAGTCGTGAAGCCGAACCCTTCAAATTGCGCCTCTGAACCAAGACGGTATTCGACGATGTCAATGAGATGGCTTACTTGTTTAGCCTCTGTATGCTCCAATGTTTTTTCGTAAAATTCCAAGGGGTAAGCTTTAGCCACGTCCACATCATGCGCTTGCCTTTGCACCTCTTGCGGATTAACAACTGGAATCAGAAGCAACGGAGCATCCATTATTCCACCTATCTGTGCAGGCAAATACTCTCTGGAAAAATTAAGCAGGGTATCCAAAGCAAGCATTAAAGCGTCTTCATCACCATCGCAGTCTCTACGCTTTGCAGAATGCCAAATTGGATGCGCATAGCACACGTTTAAGTTGGTGAAGCCTACAATGCGCCCTATAATACTAACAGAAGTGTGTGGAGCTAAACCGGCAACTAAATGTCCAACAAGGTCTTCCACCCGCTTAACGTTGTAGTAAGGCGAAAGCCCATAGACTTTCGTTAAGAGTTCGTCGAGAAAGTCTGCAACACGCATAAAGTACTCCGCACATTTCATTGGAATTACCACATCTTGTAGTTTCAATTCGCACACTTGATTTGGCTCGGTTAATTCTGCACCATCAATTGCGTGAGTATAGCCCAATTGCCTAAGCTTCTCAACAGAAACGCCAATCTCAGAAGGTTTAAAATGCGTCAAAGGAGCGTTTGTAACATCAAAACGGATTGTTCCATCCTTGTAAACTGACAACCCATGTCTCGCACGCAAAACGCCTTTTTCAAGGATTTCAGGGACTTTTTTTTCATTCGTTAGACCCTTGACGCCTTTCAATATTTTAGGTGCGGAAACACCTAGACGACTACACGCGCCTTCAAGCATTTCTCTAAAGTTAATTACTTGCTTTTGAGAGAACTGCACGGGCACTTTACATGTTGGGCATTCTTCTGCATTCAAAACTCGTCCACATCTAGGACAACTTTTCTCGAGAACAGTTTCAGAGCCACACACAGGACAAACAATTCTAAATGTGAAAGTCTTGCAAATAGGACATTTACGCTTTACAACCTCTACAAATGCCGGTTCCTTTTTCGCTGCTTCAACAAGGTCTCGTTGGGAACCGCCAGACAAACCTATAGGAAAGAGCACATGGACAAGAGGTTTCATCTCCCGCCTTTTTGCTTTCTCAGGTCTCCCCATCCTAGCACCAACAAGAGTTGGAGCTTTTTCCCTTACTTGCACGTCAGAGAGTAAGCTAACTACTCCAAGAACAGTTTGCGCGGATGAAAAATTCTCATCAAAAGATTTTCCATAGCCAAGACAAAACGCAAATGCATGAGCATCTTCATCTTTAATGAGAACCTTGCCATCAAAAACTTCATGTGGCAAACAGATTGTTTCCAAAGCCTGTTTGATATTTGCCTCAATTTCTCCAACAACTTTGCAGCAAACGCCATTTTCAAATTGTACTTCTGCTTTATGAAGCCAGTTTCTTAACAGTTTAAGCTCTTCAACTGATGAGAGGTATGACCAGAAAAATGTAAAAGACGGGTGTAAAGGCACGCGCAAAGCCAACGATAACGCAATAGCTTCTTTAACATTAGGCTTGCAATAAAATGGGTCTGCCAAGAAAGCCGCTAGCCTCTCAAGAGGAATCTTCGTAGTTTCCGTTATAACCTCCAAGTTCCCATTAAACTGTTCAGCAATTGCCTTTCGTAAATCTTCAACCCACCACTCTTCAACGTATCCAGAAGGCGCAAGAGGTTTACTGCTGTACAAGAAATCGCCATAGCCAATCAACATGTCTCCTAAAAACAGAATTTTTTCTACGTTACCTTTTATGGCATTGAAATTTTCAAGAGTAACTCGAATAACAGACCCATCCTTTAACCGAACAATAGGCGGTTCCATAGTGTCCACAGGAACCGCAATGCCGCCTTTCCCAGGAAGTTCCAAACGGAGTTGAGTACCCGCTGCCAGAAAACCTTGAAGAACTAGCATAGTCGCAGGGTGAATACCAACAGCAGACAAACCTGTGTTCCGAGCTCTACCATATCTTAAACGAAAACCTCCACGTCTTGATGGAAATGAAAAGATTGGACGCCCAGCAATAACATCATCCATAAACCCCGCAGACTTTTTCTCGGATTTTTTACGAAATTCCTTAAGCCAGTCCCACCCTTGAATCCCAAGTTTCTCAATTATTGTTAAAACTTTAAGCGCACGCCCAACCACGCCGTCATTCACAACTCTTAATGCGCCACCTCTTACACGGTTAGTCTCTATCCGCGGAAGATTCCTAAAAGAAGAAACTTCCACAGGGTCAGATTCCGTGCCTGTTACTTCAACAGGAAGCCACTGAAGCGCCTTACGTAATTCATCATCCGAAACATGAAATTGAAAGCGGCTTACAGAGCGTTCATAAAGTCTAACTTCCTCAATGAAACGTAAGATCTCTTCTTCAGTAGGCTTATAACGATCAAGACCCAACAATCGCCGCACAAAATCTCCAACAACTAGTGTGAGAGCTTGGTCTGTCCCGCCTGCCGATCTGATGGGACCGGCAAAATAAATTGCTAGATACTGTGTTCGGTCACGGTTTGTTTTAATTTTCACTTTTGCTACTCCTTGGAGAGGAGCAGCCGTCAGTCCTTCTGTCAGAATTGCAAGTGCCGTGCGTATTGATTGCTCTGCTGCTACTTCAGCTTCCATGTGCCCAAATTTGCCATAAACGATTTCTTCAGCGATCTTAAAGGCTATCTCTTCTCTGGGCAACCTTTTGCTTAACTCTCTTATGCTTTCTGCAACACCCTTCGGTCCAACGAGACCTTCTACGAGGTCGGCTAAATCTTTCGCAATTGTGCACTCAGGTTTTAGTGTTGGGTCAAGACCGTTTGCTCTGGCTTTTTCGCTTATGGTGTATAATTGGTTCAGTTTACTTTCTAAAGTTTCCACATATCGCCGATAGGCCTCGCTCATTGGACCGTTCAAACTTTCTCCCGTCTACAATTCTTTTTGCCATGGTATATTTTGGTTTTGTAACACAAAAAACGCAAAAATAGTAGAGCAGAATACGTTTACTCCTTGTGAATTCTACACAAAAACACTGTTGACCAATTTTCTTTTGTGCGTCCCGTGGCTTTATGGTAAGCGTCCCCTGCAAGTTTACATCGCTTTTCAACACACCCCTTACAGCGACCATGCCTCAAATCAGAAGGACCATCACAAACGCCACAGTTAAGTATCAAAACTTCACCTAAACCTCTCAGTGTAGCCCAAACATACTCATATTCATCATATTGCGGCTCAAAATCAGGCCACACCTCATAGACATTTTCATTTTCAAAAATTTTCTTCAAAGCAGAAAAATAGTTTCCAAAGGCTGTCAAACTCGTTTCACATCTTGCCTTGTTTTATGCCCTCTACAATCTCAGAAACTTTTTGCTTAACTTCGTTGTTTTCAACCACATTACCAGTAACGATTATGTCCGCCCCAGCCGAGGCCGCAGCTAAAGCTTGTGATCTGGATCTTATGCCGCCTCCAACAATTAGGGGCACATCTATGTAATGTTTAACAGCATGAATCATTTCGGGAGGAACTGATTTTTTGGCGCCAGATCCTGCTTCTAAATATATAAAGCGCATGCCCAAATATTGTCCAGCTAATGCATGCGCCGCTGCGAGTTCAGGCTTATTGTATGGAACTGGAACTGCCCTGCCAACTATGCCGGCTGTGCCGCCTTCACCAACAATTATGTACCCCATGGGAATAGGCTCTAACCGATGCTTTTTAACTAAGGGAGCCCCCAAAACTTGTGCGCCCATTAGAAAGTAGGGGTCAACAGAGTTTAAGAGAGACATAAACCAGATAGCGTCAGCGTAACGCGTTATGCCTGTTACGTTGTTTGGGAAAAGGATTACTGGAATTTTTACTGTGCGTTTGATAGCCTTAACAACGTGGTCCAAGTGTGTGCTGGAGGTGAACGTTGAGCCACCAACCATTATAGCAGAGGTGCCGCTTAAATTTGCTTTGGCGGCAATTCTAGAAGCTTGAGGGGGCGTCACTTTTTCTGGGTCTATGAGGGTTATGTGAATTGACCCTTCCGACTCAATTTTTTCAAGAAGATATTTTTCAACACGCCCTATCATGGCTAACCAGCTCAGCTAAACATTTTTACTTTCAGGCAAAGAAGCTTTTCGTGAGCTTCCATAAAGTTTGTCAGTAAACATGCAGTAAATGTCAATTTCTCCCTGTGCGGGTTTCGCGGGGAACTCCTCTTTCAAGCCGCAGCTACCGCATCCAACCACTGCACGACTTTCTTCTCGGAAAATTTCAACTCTCACGGCTTCCTTTCCGCATCTTGGACAAGAGAAGAATTTAGGCAACCGTTTTTTTGGAATGCGAACAACTTTTCGTCTTCTTCTCCCCATTTGCATCCGCCTAAATTATAGAGTACACCCTTTTCATATTTACATTTGTCCTTAAATACTTGCCTATAAGCATAAGACACTGAGGGTGTAGCTGTTTGGAGTTGACGCCTTCGGTTCTGGATTTGAACTGGCAAGAAGTGAAGACCAAAATAACCAGGTTTATCAAGGATTACTTTGAGAGAGTCAAAGCTGAGGGCATTATTGTAGCGCTATCTGGTGGAATTGACAGCAGCACCGTCGCAGCGCTTTCAGCGTTAGCTATCGGAAAAGGCAAAGTTTTGGGGCTCATGCTACCAGAAGAGGAAGCCTACAACGCTAAAGATGTCAAACACGCAGAGCTTGTCGCTAAAAAATTCGGATTAAAGAAAGAACGGGTTGACATCACTCCTGTTTTAGAAGCATTCTACAAATCAATACCAATATTCGCTCCAGCAGACAACCTTTGCAAAGGCAACATAAAGGCACGAACCAGAATGATTTACGTGTACTATTATGCAAACAAGCTCAACATGCTCGTTTGCGGTAGCTCAGACAAATCAGAAACAATGATGGGCTACTTTACGAAGTGGGGTGACGTTGCCGCAGATATATCACCAATAATGGACCTCTACAAAACTCAAGTTCGAAAACTTGCGTATCATATAGGGGTACCAAAAGAAATTGTTGAAAAACCATCTTCGCCAGCATTGTGGCCCGGACAGTTTGCAGAAACAGAGCTTGGCATAAAATATGAGCAGCTTGACCTTATTCTTTATGGACTGGAACATTTCATGAAAACCGAAGAAATAGCAAACCAGTTAAACATAGAAAAAGAACTAGTGGAAAAGGTAAAACGCAGATGGCTTGCCACAGAACATAAAAGGCGGATGTTGTTAACAACAAAGATTGAATATCGAACGGTGGGAGCAGATTTTAGACTCCCACGGAACACGCCTTAATCATGAGAGGATTGCCATGAAAGAGAGATTCAAAGTAGCTCTTGCACAAATAAGCTGCAAATGCGGAGACAAGGCAGCGAACATAAAGAAAATAGAAAAACTGGTCTCTAAAGCAAAGAAACAAGCGGCGAACCTTGTGATTTTTCCAGAACTCTCATTAACTGGTTACGTTGTAAGAGACCAAATTTACGAGTTAGCAGAAACAATACCAGGACCATCAACCAAAATCATCGAAGGAATCGCCAGAAAAGCAAAAGTACATGTGGTTTTCGGCATGCCAGAATTAAGTGAAAAGGCACAAGCAACCGTTTACAATTCAGCAGTCCTTGTAGGCCCCGACGGATTTATTGGAAAATACCGTAAAATGTACCTTCCAACTCACAGCGTCTTCGAAGAAAAGAGGTATTTTAGACCTGGATATCAAGCAGCAGTGTTTGACACTAAACTCGGGAAAGTAGGTCTAATCATATGTTACGATATCTTCTTTCCAGAAGTGAGCAGACTGGCACGTCTTGCTGGTGCTCAGCTAATAGTTTGCATCTCAGCTTCACCAGCGGTGCGGAAAGCATTTTTTGAAGCATTAACAATTGCCAGAGCCATAGAAAACACAGTCTTTCTAGCGTACGTAAATTTAGTAGGCATAGAAGATGGTTTGCAGTTTTGGGGCGGAAGTAGACTAATAGGACCTAACGGAAAAATTCTTGCCCAAGCAAAATATGATGACGAAGACCTTGTGACATGTGATGTGGACTACACGGACATAAGACCAGTGGAAACATTTGTTCCAACATTGAAAGACCTACGCCCAGAACTTTTTGACAAACTGAAGGAAGCCTCAGAGAACCTTTAGAACAGCTACCTACGCTTTTCCACTGCTTTTTCTATCCTGGTTAATGCTTCTTCTAATTGTTCATAGGATGCAGCGTAAGAAATACGTAAGTACCCTTCGCCATGATTGCCAAAGGCAGAGCCAGGAACTGTTGCTACACGGGATTCTTTGGCAAGAAACTCTGCAACTTCCTCAGAGGACATACCAAAGTCCCTTATGTTTGGAAAAACGTAAAACGCGCCTTTCGGAAGTTTACAAGCAAAGCCTTCAATCTCATTAAGTCTATCGTGTACTAGGTGGCGTCGTCTATCAAATTCTTGAACCATGCTCGCGACAGAGTCTTGAGGACCATTTACCGCAGCTAACGCAGCGTACTGTGTAGGAGTATTTACACAAGCGACTGTATACTGATGCGCTAGCCATAAAGGAGCGACAAGTTCCCTTGGCCCATAAACATACCCAACCCTCAATCCAGTCATTGCATAAGTTTTAGAAAACGAGTTAACAACTAACGTACGCTCGCGCATCCCACGAAAAGTAGCAAAGCAACAATGCTTCGCTTCGTCATAGAGAATCTTCTCGTAGACCTCATCAGAAATCACAATCAAATCATGCTCAACAGCGATTTTTGCCAGCGCGGCAGCCTCATCATGCGAAAGAACGG from Candidatus Bathyarchaeota archaeon A05DMB-5 includes:
- a CDS encoding ArsR family transcriptional regulator, whose amino-acid sequence is MLKEIYHPNAYLAHIRNVKLGLKARTRILNSLEGRSLDAKTIMKEVGMHYGVVMHHLKLLEAEGIVERKGNKPCVWVLTGLGQKRLENLG
- a CDS encoding pyridoxal phosphate-dependent aminotransferase; translation: MLKKIMHTEDYLLVSHFEPAKRLKAIKSSGIRRFFALAQKIPGIINLTVGEPDFTPSPHVLEAYSRAAKEGKTHYTLTNGIPELREALSQKAYKDYNLRYDPDTEILVTVGGTEAIFLALFSLVNPSDEVLIPNPGFVCYEPSVLLAGGVPVSVPLFEENGFKPLVENVTSLITKKSRVIILNYPNNPTGAVLSHDEAAALAKIAVEHDLIVISDEVYEKILYDEAKHCCFATFRGMRERTLVVNSFSKTYAMTGLRVGYVYGPRELVAPLWLAHQYTVACVNTPTQYAALAAVNGPQDSVASMVQEFDRRRHLVHDRLNEIEGFACKLPKGAFYVFPNIRDFGMSSEEVAEFLAKESRVATVPGSAFGNHGEGYLRISYAASYEQLEEALTRIEKAVEKRR
- a CDS encoding nucleotide pyrophosphohydrolase; protein product: MHISEFQKMMRQIYFHRDSERGIDGTYNWLVDEVKELGEALKASNKKALENEFADVIAWLTSLANIANVDLEKAALSKYPNQCPKCRHTPCNCVF
- a CDS encoding geranylgeranylglyceryl/heptaprenylglyceryl phosphate synthase; translation: MIGRVEKYLLEKIESEGSIHITLIDPEKVTPPQASRIAAKANLSGTSAIMVGGSTFTSSTHLDHVVKAIKRTVKIPVILFPNNVTGITRYADAIWFMSLLNSVDPYFLMGAQVLGAPLVKKHRLEPIPMGYIIVGEGGTAGIVGRAVPVPYNKPELAAAHALAGQYLGMRFIYLEAGSGAKKSVPPEMIHAVKHYIDVPLIVGGGIRSRSQALAAASAGADIIVTGNVVENNEVKQKVSEIVEGIKQGKM
- a CDS encoding DNA polymerase II large subunit; protein product: MSEAYRRYVETLESKLNQLYTISEKARANGLDPTLKPECTIAKDLADLVEGLVGPKGVAESIRELSKRLPREEIAFKIAEEIVYGKFGHMEAEVAAEQSIRTALAILTEGLTAAPLQGVAKVKIKTNRDRTQYLAIYFAGPIRSAGGTDQALTLVVGDFVRRLLGLDRYKPTEEEILRFIEEVRLYERSVSRFQFHVSDDELRKALQWLPVEVTGTESDPVEVSSFRNLPRIETNRVRGGALRVVNDGVVGRALKVLTIIEKLGIQGWDWLKEFRKKSEKKSAGFMDDVIAGRPIFSFPSRRGGFRLRYGRARNTGLSAVGIHPATMLVLQGFLAAGTQLRLELPGKGGIAVPVDTMEPPIVRLKDGSVIRVTLENFNAIKGNVEKILFLGDMLIGYGDFLYSSKPLAPSGYVEEWWVEDLRKAIAEQFNGNLEVITETTKIPLERLAAFLADPFYCKPNVKEAIALSLALRVPLHPSFTFFWSYLSSVEELKLLRNWLHKAEVQFENGVCCKVVGEIEANIKQALETICLPHEVFDGKVLIKDEDAHAFAFCLGYGKSFDENFSSAQTVLGVVSLLSDVQVREKAPTLVGARMGRPEKAKRREMKPLVHVLFPIGLSGGSQRDLVEAAKKEPAFVEVVKRKCPICKTFTFRIVCPVCGSETVLEKSCPRCGRVLNAEECPTCKVPVQFSQKQVINFREMLEGACSRLGVSAPKILKGVKGLTNEKKVPEILEKGVLRARHGLSVYKDGTIRFDVTNAPLTHFKPSEIGVSVEKLRQLGYTHAIDGAELTEPNQVCELKLQDVVIPMKCAEYFMRVADFLDELLTKVYGLSPYYNVKRVEDLVGHLVAGLAPHTSVSIIGRIVGFTNLNVCYAHPIWHSAKRRDCDGDEDALMLALDTLLNFSREYLPAQIGGIMDAPLLLIPVVNPQEVQRQAHDVDVAKAYPLEFYEKTLEHTEAKQVSHLIDIVEYRLGSEAQFEGFGFTTPVSNVNMGNVDSAYKLFKTMVEKLNSQLELAEKIEAVDARKVALKVLTKHFIRDIAGNLRAFSTQGFRCKSCNKHFRRLPLRGKCPSCGGQLTLTVYRGGIEKYLEAAEHLVKKYRLPRYYSQRILLVREEINALFEGQKPKQISLMDFA
- a CDS encoding carbon-nitrogen hydrolase family protein — encoded protein: MKERFKVALAQISCKCGDKAANIKKIEKLVSKAKKQAANLVIFPELSLTGYVVRDQIYELAETIPGPSTKIIEGIARKAKVHVVFGMPELSEKAQATVYNSAVLVGPDGFIGKYRKMYLPTHSVFEEKRYFRPGYQAAVFDTKLGKVGLIICYDIFFPEVSRLARLAGAQLIVCISASPAVRKAFFEALTIARAIENTVFLAYVNLVGIEDGLQFWGGSRLIGPNGKILAQAKYDDEDLVTCDVDYTDIRPVETFVPTLKDLRPELFDKLKEASENL
- a CDS encoding NAD+ synthase, encoding MNWQEVKTKITRFIKDYFERVKAEGIIVALSGGIDSSTVAALSALAIGKGKVLGLMLPEEEAYNAKDVKHAELVAKKFGLKKERVDITPVLEAFYKSIPIFAPADNLCKGNIKARTRMIYVYYYANKLNMLVCGSSDKSETMMGYFTKWGDVAADISPIMDLYKTQVRKLAYHIGVPKEIVEKPSSPALWPGQFAETELGIKYEQLDLILYGLEHFMKTEEIANQLNIEKELVEKVKRRWLATEHKRRMLLTTKIEYRTVGADFRLPRNTP